One Oryza brachyantha chromosome 3, ObraRS2, whole genome shotgun sequence DNA segment encodes these proteins:
- the LOC102703564 gene encoding LOB domain-containing protein 1, with the protein MDAAGGNTAAKVTVARAQDYGRSVSPPSRVSSCSPPPPPVGALMAGDDTSTTVVLSPCAACKVLRRRCADGCVLAPYFPPTEPAKFTTAHRVFGASNIIKLLQDLPEGARADAVSSMVYEAEARLRDPVYGCAGAVCRLQKEANELKVQLARAQADLLNAQAQHANLVALVCVELANHRRGDQQLYQAPPPSSSHHPAEYGVGASFGAAAYQPLYDSDMDSAAWDEAQLWA; encoded by the coding sequence ATGGACGCTGCTGGTGGCAACACGGCCGCGAAGGTGACGGTGGCGCGTGCGCAGGATTACGGGCGGTccgtgtcgccgccgtcgagggtgtcgtcgtgctcgccgccccctcctcctgTGGGCGCCTTGATGGCGGGCGACGACACGTCGACGACCGTCGTGCTGAGCCCCTGCGCGGCGTGCAAggtgctccgccgccggtgcgCCGACGGCTGCGTGCTGGCGCCCTACTTCCCGCCGACCGAGCCGGCCAAGTTCACCACCGCCCACCGCGTCTTCGGCGCCAGCAACATCATCAAGCTCCTCCAGGATTTGCCGGAGGGCGCGCGGGCGGACGCGGTGAGCAGCATGGTGtacgaggcggaggcgcgcctGCGGGACCCGGTGTACGGGTGCGCGGGGGCGGTGTGCCGGCTGCAGAAGGAGGCGAACGAGCTCAAGGTgcagctcgcgcgcgcgcaggCCGACCTGCTCAACGCGCAGGCGCAGCACGCCAACCTCGTCGCCCTCGTCTGCGTCGAGCTCGCgaaccaccgccgcggcgaccaGCAGCTATatcaggcgccgccgccgtcgtcgtcgcaccACCCGGCGGAGTACGGTGTTGGCGCAAgcttcggcgccgccgcgtacCAGCCGCTCTACGACTCGGACATGGACTCGGCAGCGTGGGACGAGGCCCAgctctgggcgtga